One segment of Ricinus communis isolate WT05 ecotype wild-type chromosome 8, ASM1957865v1, whole genome shotgun sequence DNA contains the following:
- the LOC8269787 gene encoding LOW QUALITY PROTEIN: endochitinase PR4 (The sequence of the model RefSeq protein was modified relative to this genomic sequence to represent the inferred CDS: deleted 1 base in 1 codon; substituted 1 base at 1 genomic stop codon), with protein sequence MKSIGKSGEKLDLIQLLECRSGKAQQGRDDRFADKIQRFAPEVDFCYIEEIDGASKNYCDESNTQYPCNPDKKYFGRGPIQLTWNYNYGPAGQDNNFDGLGSPETVPNDPVVSFKTALWFWMKNAHPAVNQGFGATIRAINGAIECNGGNPGAVQARIGYXTDYCNKIGVSPGDNLSC encoded by the exons ATGAAAAGTATAGGGAAATCAGGAGAAAAGTTGGACCTGATACAGCTACTTGAATGTCGAAGTGGCAAAGCTCAGCAAGGAAGAGATGACAGGTTCGCAGACAAGATTCAAAGGTTTGCTCCT GAAGTTG ACTTCTGCTACATAGAGGAGATAGATGGTGCATCA AAGAACTACTGCGACGAATCAAACACTCAATACCCCTGTAATCCAGACAAGAAATACTTCGGCCGTGGTCCAATTCAACTAACATGGAATTACAACTACGGTCCAGCTGGACAGGACAACAACTTTGATGGGTTAGGCTCTCCTGAAACTGTACCCAATGATCCTGTTGTATCTTTTAAGACAGCTCTCTGGTTCTGGATGAAGAATGCCCACCCAGCAGTAAACCAAGGTTTTGGAGCAACCATTAGAGCCATTAATGGTGCAATAGAATGTAATGGTGGAAATCCTGGTGCTGTTCAAGCTCGTATTGGGTATTAGACTGATTATTGCAACAAGATTGGTGTTTCACCAGGAGATAACCTTAGTTGTTAA